The region CGGGCAAAGTAAGGCTAGCTGATTGAATAACTTCGTCCTTGACTGAAACCGTTATACCATAATTAGCTTTTATCACTTTTTCGGTGTTTTCAAAACTAAGGAATTTGATTTTACTATTCTCATCTATCGTCAACTTTCGAAGATAATTATCCCGTGAGAGCACCTCAATTTTGTTGCCATCAACTTTTTGTACGACACCAATAATCAAAGAACTCTTCGGGCCTTTAACCGATTTAGCATAGAGCTGAAATGAGTTCAAGCAGAGTAAACTTACTATCATTATTTTGATAAAGCGTTTTTTGAATGTGGTCATCTTTAAGTTCTAGGCCTATTTAGATTGAAATTGTTTTGATTGCACGATGCCGTGGATGAAATCGACCAATTGATAATCCTGTCTTTTTGCTGATGCCATGATTTGTGAAGTCAATTCATCATCAGTAAAAGCATAAGGTCGGCGCAGGCCATACTCGATGAGTGCCTCGATGAAACCCTGAGAAAAATCCTCTTTTCTCTCGCTGATCCTATCTCTCAATTCAAAGAAATCGGCAAAGGCCGGTCCTTTATATAAAGCTCCGGAAGCATCAACTTTCTTGGGTTTAAAGCCCTTGTTTTTTTTCCGAGTTGCTTTATCCATCGTTGCGGTAGTGTATGAACCGCGCCATTTACCTGAGGCATCAAAGTTCTCCATGCCAAAGCCAATAGGATCGATTTTACGATGGCAACTGGCGCATTGCGGTTCTTCTTGGTGAGCGACTAAACGCTGGCGTTTTGTTAATACTTTATCATCCAGGCGTGAAATTTGAGGTACATTGGCAGGAGCTGGAGGTGGCGGGTCATTGAGTATGTGGCGCAAAACCCAGGCGCCGCGCTCAACCGGATTGCTCTCTCTACCGTCACTGCCCATGACGTGAATAGCCGCCATGCCTAAAAGGCCGCCTCGTGGAGAGTTATTTGCTAGCGAAACTTTGCGGTAGTGATCCCCCTTCACACCTTCCAGTCCATAATAAGACGCCATCATAGCGTTGACGACAACATAATCACTTTTTAATAAGTTATGGACTTGGCCCTGCTCTGAGGAGCGCAATAGATAAAGAAATGATTGATACACTTCTTCACGCGAAGCCTCCCTGGTGTTTTCGTCAAATTCGCGGAAGGTCTGCCCATTAAACTGAAATAAATCCAGACGTTCCATGTCCAACCATTGATGCACGAGACCTGCGGCAAAATGATGTGCTTTGGGGTCTTTGATCATGCGTTCAACTTCCTGGCGTAAAACTTTTGGGTTTCGTAATTCTCGCTTATTGGCAAGGCTAATAAGTCTATCATCTGGAGGTGAGCTCCAAAGAAAATAAGACAAGCGCACGGCCAACTCGCGATCACTTAAGCCTCGCGGATTGCCTTCCCGACCAGGTTCATTCAGATAAATAAAACCAGGTGAAGCCAAAATTATACTCAAGGGCTTTCGTATAGCGACATCGAAGTCTTTGTCAATTTTGAGCTGTCGCTTAAAAATTTCTAGAAGTGCATCGACAAACTGTGCGCTGGGTTGGTTTTCACGCAGAGCTTTAATAGCAAAATCTTTAATAATATTTCGAGCCCGCTTAAATTGATCTCCAGTACTTTTTTCATGATGAAGGTCAAGAATTTGATCCAAGGGTGATTTAGCCTGATTTTGCACGATGGGTCCTTCAATCTCTATCCAATCGATCCAAATGGAGGGTTCATGGCCATAACCATTTCTATTCTGCTCTTTGTTCAAAATCTTCCTTAAGTGCCCCCAAGCTGTGGGCTGACGTTCACGAATGACAAAATCACGTCTTGTATCCATCCCCACTCTTATTTGAGTTTCAGTAACATTCGGCTGCCCTGGTCTTCCCGTGATGTGCAGAGACTTTATAGGAAAGCCATCTAATTGACTCTTTATATTTTTCCCTTCCTCAGGATGTCCCAGCTCGATAAAATGACGATAAGACGGTGACTCTGCCGTGACCCCTCCAGCCACACGTAAGGTATAAGTTCCAGGAGGCATCTCTTTTTTGGGGTTTAAATGAATGAGCACATTACCGGTGGTGAGCATCAAATAAGCGCCTTTGTCGTTATGAGGAAGTCTAGCGTAATGTTGACCGTATTTTCCCCCTCCATAATGTTGGGGCTTTTTAGCATCCTTCTTAGCTTTCTGGCTATTCTCACGAGCCTTTTTGATTAATATTTCAGGCTCTACACGATAAACAAAGGGCTTAACATTTCGTGCAGCTCTCTTGAGATAGAACTCATCCAGGGCTTTGCGACCGCTTTTTAAATACTCTTCCAATTTGCTACTGGACAGAAATAATGAGGCTCCGACGGTGTCGAAATCATTGGAGCCACCATCCGCTGGAAGGAATTTTTCATCCAGCTTCACGCCTAATAAAGCATCAAGACTATTCTGGTACTCTCTTTTATTCAGGCGGCTCATGGTGATTTTTCCGCCACTATCCGAAAGAACTTTTCTGGCATCTACCATGGTATTGGAAAGGCTTTCAAGAAAATCAGCCTTTTCCTGACTCTTGGGCTGCTTTTTATCTTCAGGGGGCATTTCCCCGGAATTTATTGCATTGAGCACGCTCTGCCAGAGCTCGGCCTGTTCGATAGTTGTTATATGAAAATCCAGGTCTTCGAGATTAACTTCGCCCTCTTCTTTTTCCGCATCGTGACAATTAAGACAATAATTGGCTAAAAAGTCGAAGTTCTTTTCGGGGAGAACTGCCTTTTCGGAGCTTGTCCCAAGAGAACTCTTGATGCTTTCTTTATCAAGAGACCCCACTTCGCGAAGCGAAGACTCATCTAAGTGGGAAGGTTTACCTTGGGGAGTTTCATGGGAAGTACCCAAATTCGCCACGGTATTATTCTCATTTCTAACAGTATGTTCACCTAAAAAATACCAGCCAAGACCGGCAGCAGCAAGCATTAGAATAAGGAAGATATAGACGGGGGATTTCCCGGAATGACTCTTCTTTTGTTGTCTTTTCGTGGAGGATCTTGTTGAGCGGCTCATACATATTTCCCGTTCTGTAGTGAACTTAAAAGCTTTTTCATGCCTGAAGCTCCTTAATAATGCCCGTACTATCACCATGGTTTTTTAGATTAAGGCCAACGCCCTGCAGCATGGTTAGCCAGACATTATTCAGTGGCGTATCCTTAGGTAAAACCAGGTTATGCCCTAATTTTATATTGGCGGCACCCCCGGAAATAAGTGTAGGACAATTGTCCATGTAGTGAATGGAACGAATATTTGATCCAAAAGCCAAAGCAACATTATCAAATAAGCGCGAGCCATCCGCTTCTTTAGTCGCTTTTAATTGATCGATGAAGCCAGCTAGCAATTCACTGTGAGCCTTATCTCTTTTCTTTGAACCCTCCATTGTTTCGCCGGGTTTATAATGACTCATGTTGTGAGGGTTCGCACCTATCTGCAGGCTTTGCATTAAACTGTGAACCGGTAGACGGTAAGTAATCACCCGGGTACTGTCGGTTTGCAGTGCAGCAACCATGAGCTTGTACATGAGTTCAATTTCCTGAATACCTTTCACACTGTCTGCAGGGGCCGCAAAAGGTGCTTTTGCTTTGGGTACGTCCAGCCAGGCTTCTTCTTTACTTAAACTTGTTTCTATATCGCGTATGGACTGGTAATATTCGTTTAATTTATCCACATCTGTCTTGGTCAAACCCTTTTGAATGCGCTTGGCTTCAATGTGAATGGAATCCAATACACTGCGTCTATCTGCGATCATGCTTTGGCGTTGAGCTAATGGCATATTATCAGCAGAAAAGAGTTTGTGATAAGTCATAAGAGCCGAATTAAAGGCAGGTATGGGCTTGCCTCGTTGATCCCAGGCTAAAGAAGTCCCCGGGCCATGACCACCGCTTTTTGTATCGCGGCTATCCAGTTGAATAGATGTAAAACGAGTGTGTTTACCCACGGCATTTGCCATGACTTGATCGGCGGAAATTGTATTGGAAAAAGATTGTCCCGGGGTGCCGTATTGATTGGCTCCAGTGAGCCAAAATGTACTACCCCAATGAGGTTGGCGACTAAATTTGTGTTTACAGCCTTGTACGATGGTAAAGTCTTTTTTGTGTCGTTTTAAAGGGCTCAGGCCTTCGCTAAGTTTGTAAGCTGCTCCGGAGTCTTTGATATCTGGGAACCAGGTTTCCGCAGTCACACCATAACCCATGCCCATGAAAGCCAGTCTTTTGGGTGGTAATGTCTTTTTGTTGGAGCCGGCAGCAAAAGCCTTAAATCCCGCTGATTCCAGCAAAGGCAAGGCCACAAAAGCCCCTGAGCCTCGTAAAAAGTTTCGTCTGTTCATATTCATGTTTGTTCCAGTTTAATCTTCTATAAAATAATAAAGCTTCGGCCTCTTTTCTAGACACCTAGAAACTAAGGGCCGTTCCATTTTCTGTAAAAATGTAATCGATTCCCAATTGCTTCATTGAACCTAACCAATGGGAAGAGACATGACCGTCGGCAAACCAAAGATTTGCCCTTTCACTATGTCGAGCATGAATTCTCAATGCTGAAGTTCGTCCTCTGTTTTTATACCAGTATTCGAAGTTATTCCATTGTTTTAATACGCCATTGTCAGACTTAGCCGAATCTGAGTACCAAAACAATTCTGACGGTGATTCAACTTCATTAAGTTTGAAACCATTATAGGGACTTGTTATCTCACCTGCCCGTACCACCTTGCCGGGTCTTGGCGCTCCATACGTTACAACCTTCTCGTCTGACCAGCCCCCATCATAAGGCATTGAAGGGCAAGTCATTGCCGCTTCTGTCCACTGAACATATCCTCCGTCTTTTAGAGCATTAGTCCACCAAATCCCACTGGTGTTAGGAAGACTGCCAGCTGCACCACTTATTGGAATTCTTCCATCATTATCATCGGCAAAGATATATGCAGACACACCAAGCTGGCCAATGGTGGATTTACAAACCGCAGATTTACTCTTTTTCCTGGCACTCTTAAGTGAAGGTACCAACAAGGACGCCAAAATACCTATTATCGCAACCACAACTAAAATTTCAATTAAACTAAATTTCTTCATCATCTGTCAATCTCCAGTAATTAGTTCATTATATACTTTGATTGTCGTGAAAATTCAGTAAATGACAGATTTTTGATTTTGATTCATTTTTTTTTATTAAAATGATCCAGTAGCTAATTATTAATCATTTAAACTCACATTTCATGCCGGTTAAAAGTTGCTATGAAAGTGTAGATGTAAAAACACATGCCTTTGGCGAGAGGGGGAGCCCCCTGGTGACAGGTGATCAGGTATGGTGTTCAAGCTTTACCTTGTCGGTTTGCGCAGTTCGCGATTTGAATGGCGATTAAGTATTTTATAAAAAATATAAGTCTCACGGCTTTTTGTTCGATGATTAAAAATTAATGGCATTTCCGTTTTCACCAAAGATGTAATCGACACCGTGCTCCTTCAAAGAACC is a window of Lentisphaera araneosa HTCC2155 DNA encoding:
- a CDS encoding DUF1592 domain-containing protein; this encodes MSRSTRSSTKRQQKKSHSGKSPVYIFLILMLAAAGLGWYFLGEHTVRNENNTVANLGTSHETPQGKPSHLDESSLREVGSLDKESIKSSLGTSSEKAVLPEKNFDFLANYCLNCHDAEKEEGEVNLEDLDFHITTIEQAELWQSVLNAINSGEMPPEDKKQPKSQEKADFLESLSNTMVDARKVLSDSGGKITMSRLNKREYQNSLDALLGVKLDEKFLPADGGSNDFDTVGASLFLSSSKLEEYLKSGRKALDEFYLKRAARNVKPFVYRVEPEILIKKARENSQKAKKDAKKPQHYGGGKYGQHYARLPHNDKGAYLMLTTGNVLIHLNPKKEMPPGTYTLRVAGGVTAESPSYRHFIELGHPEEGKNIKSQLDGFPIKSLHITGRPGQPNVTETQIRVGMDTRRDFVIRERQPTAWGHLRKILNKEQNRNGYGHEPSIWIDWIEIEGPIVQNQAKSPLDQILDLHHEKSTGDQFKRARNIIKDFAIKALRENQPSAQFVDALLEIFKRQLKIDKDFDVAIRKPLSIILASPGFIYLNEPGREGNPRGLSDRELAVRLSYFLWSSPPDDRLISLANKRELRNPKVLRQEVERMIKDPKAHHFAAGLVHQWLDMERLDLFQFNGQTFREFDENTREASREEVYQSFLYLLRSSEQGQVHNLLKSDYVVVNAMMASYYGLEGVKGDHYRKVSLANNSPRGGLLGMAAIHVMGSDGRESNPVERGAWVLRHILNDPPPPAPANVPQISRLDDKVLTKRQRLVAHQEEPQCASCHRKIDPIGFGMENFDASGKWRGSYTTATMDKATRKKNKGFKPKKVDASGALYKGPAFADFFELRDRISERKEDFSQGFIEALIEYGLRRPYAFTDDELTSQIMASAKRQDYQLVDFIHGIVQSKQFQSK
- a CDS encoding DUF1552 domain-containing protein, encoding MNMNRRNFLRGSGAFVALPLLESAGFKAFAAGSNKKTLPPKRLAFMGMGYGVTAETWFPDIKDSGAAYKLSEGLSPLKRHKKDFTIVQGCKHKFSRQPHWGSTFWLTGANQYGTPGQSFSNTISADQVMANAVGKHTRFTSIQLDSRDTKSGGHGPGTSLAWDQRGKPIPAFNSALMTYHKLFSADNMPLAQRQSMIADRRSVLDSIHIEAKRIQKGLTKTDVDKLNEYYQSIRDIETSLSKEEAWLDVPKAKAPFAAPADSVKGIQEIELMYKLMVAALQTDSTRVITYRLPVHSLMQSLQIGANPHNMSHYKPGETMEGSKKRDKAHSELLAGFIDQLKATKEADGSRLFDNVALAFGSNIRSIHYMDNCPTLISGGAANIKLGHNLVLPKDTPLNNVWLTMLQGVGLNLKNHGDSTGIIKELQA
- a CDS encoding prepilin-type N-terminal cleavage/methylation domain-containing protein — protein: MMKKFSLIEILVVVAIIGILASLLVPSLKSARKKSKSAVCKSTIGQLGVSAYIFADDNDGRIPISGAAGSLPNTSGIWWTNALKDGGYVQWTEAAMTCPSMPYDGGWSDEKVVTYGAPRPGKVVRAGEITSPYNGFKLNEVESPSELFWYSDSAKSDNGVLKQWNNFEYWYKNRGRTSALRIHARHSERANLWFADGHVSSHWLGSMKQLGIDYIFTENGTALSF